The following are from one region of the Dreissena polymorpha isolate Duluth1 chromosome 2, UMN_Dpol_1.0, whole genome shotgun sequence genome:
- the LOC127869731 gene encoding uncharacterized protein LOC127869731: MVLVVLVFELLVVLLLVVVMLLVLLVVLIAELVVMLVVVVIMVVVVVMVLTKQMLLVVVLLEVLALVLVVVLAVLVVVLVVVLVIVMVLLVVVPVVVLAVVLVVVVLLLVFLVVLVVVLIMVVVLVVLEVLLQVLVVLVLIVVVLFAVVVYLSESCVLLTETLDTVGTGAMVDESVMIGHVEPSTD, translated from the exons ATGGTACTGGTTGTGCTGGTGTTTGAGCTGCTGGTGGTGTTGTTGCTGGTGGTGGTAATGCTGCTGGTGTTGCTGGTGGTTCTGATAGCGGAGCTGGTGGTAATGCTGGTGGTCGTAGTGATtatggtagtggtggtagtgatggtgctGACGAAGCAGATGCTTCTGGTGGTGGTGCTGTTGGAGGTTCTGGCgttggtgctggtggtggtgcttGCGGTGCTTGTCGTCGTGCTGGTGGTGGTACTGGTGATAGTGATGGTTCTGCTGGTGGTTGTGCCGGTGGTGGTGCTTgcggtggtgctggtggtggtggtgctgctgctggtATTTCtggtggttttggtggtggtgcTAATAATGGTGGTGGTGCTGGTTGTGCTGGAGGTGCTGTTGCAGGTGCTGGTAGTGCTGGTGCTGATTGTGGTGGTGCTGTTTGCGGTGGTG GTGTATTTGTCAGAATCCTGCGTGTTGCTAACAGAAACTTTAGATACCGTGGGTACAGGAGCCATGGTAGATGAGTCCGTGATGATAGGCCATGTGGAGCCGTCAACCGACTGA
- the LOC127869732 gene encoding uncharacterized protein LOC127869732, whose protein sequence is MTSTSTIIINITNSTRTTTSTTISPTTTRTNTSTTTSTTTRTTNSTTTYTTTSTTTTTIIHTSNTTSPNTISTTKTTTTNTTNSEKPTPAPPPAQQPALPPQAPSAPTPDKPPATPSAPQPAPPAPPPTPPPTSPPQKPSTPPPPSPSPPPKPPAPPPTPPLPPATPSSAPQAPSSASPAAPSEPPLKAAAQ, encoded by the coding sequence ATGACAAGCAccagcaccatcatcatcaacatcaccaaCAGCACCAGAACAACAACCAGTACAACAATCAGCCCCACTACCACAAGAACCAATACCAGCAcaaccaccagcaccaccaccagaaCCACCAACAGCACCACCACCTACACCACCACCagcacaaccaccaccaccatcatccaCACCAGCAACACCACCAGTCCAAACACCATCAGCACCaccaaaaccaccaccaccaacaccaccaacagCGAAAAACCGACGccagcaccaccaccagcacAACAACCAGCACTACCACCACAAGCACCATCAGCACCAACACCAGATAAACCACCAGCAACACCATCAGCACCACaaccagcaccaccagcaccaccaccaacaccaccaccaacatcaccaCCACAAAAACCATCGACACCACCTccgccatcaccatcaccaccaccaaaaccaccTGCACCACCACCAACGCCACCATTACCACCAGCTACACCATCGTCAGCACCACAAGCACCATCATCGGCATCACCAGCAGCACCATCAGAACCACCACTTAAGGCAGCAGCTCAATAA